A single genomic interval of Aureliella helgolandensis harbors:
- a CDS encoding glycosyltransferase family 4 protein, translating to MGDSQRVLILTRQFWPQTTDATLRLSDWAVELHQQGHRVHILSPRWHRSWPNRVQCLELPIQRIDAVPTSPLRVGKYLRAVADYIERECRDFDWIYCDSAEHEASACFARLPPSQRPPVVVRFDPPELHAQPDLRWQPSTMALEVCRKADLVIAPHAAAHQRLLSLGIVDSKILRAASFVARPIDRSKAARRVARQILSEINHDLFIRSTDRVVVCPGELSDSWNVELLIRALAPVIDSQRALRLWILGDGTTRGRYYEALRDRGIHHLVAMPGIFTELTEILQVADLCVFPAAGNGLSWLIPTCMASGLPFLSAESPTARRWLGEHASLHLFTSQNEAALRENLERWWSDPSPYASSAIQLQRNYVAHATKDPLLAAIGEHLKLNAQPRKPAEPAALQQSLVSENKQE from the coding sequence ATGGGTGACTCTCAACGGGTTCTCATTCTGACTCGCCAGTTCTGGCCACAAACCACCGATGCGACTCTGCGTCTGTCGGACTGGGCTGTCGAATTGCACCAGCAGGGACACCGAGTCCATATCTTGTCTCCGCGTTGGCATCGAAGCTGGCCCAATCGGGTACAGTGCCTGGAATTGCCAATTCAGCGCATCGATGCCGTACCGACCTCGCCCCTGCGGGTGGGAAAGTATTTACGCGCGGTTGCCGATTACATCGAGCGCGAGTGCCGGGACTTCGACTGGATCTACTGCGATAGTGCGGAACACGAAGCATCGGCTTGCTTTGCCCGCTTGCCACCCAGTCAGCGGCCCCCGGTGGTTGTCCGCTTTGATCCTCCAGAATTGCATGCTCAGCCCGATCTCCGCTGGCAACCCTCGACGATGGCATTGGAAGTTTGCCGCAAAGCTGACCTGGTCATTGCGCCCCATGCCGCCGCGCACCAACGTCTGTTATCGCTCGGCATCGTCGATTCGAAAATCCTCCGCGCCGCAAGTTTTGTCGCCCGCCCGATTGATCGTAGCAAAGCAGCACGCCGCGTGGCGCGGCAAATCCTAAGCGAGATCAATCATGATCTCTTCATTCGATCGACCGACCGAGTAGTCGTTTGCCCCGGAGAACTCAGCGACAGCTGGAATGTCGAGCTGTTGATCCGCGCTCTAGCCCCCGTCATCGACTCGCAACGGGCGCTGCGTCTGTGGATCCTGGGAGATGGGACCACGCGTGGGCGTTACTACGAAGCGCTGCGGGACCGCGGGATACACCATTTGGTTGCCATGCCAGGTATTTTTACGGAGCTGACCGAAATCCTGCAGGTCGCGGACCTATGCGTCTTCCCGGCCGCGGGCAATGGTCTGAGCTGGCTGATTCCTACCTGCATGGCCAGCGGTCTCCCCTTCCTGTCCGCCGAATCGCCCACGGCCCGACGCTGGCTTGGAGAACACGCATCCCTGCATCTGTTTACCTCTCAAAACGAGGCGGCCTTGCGAGAGAATCTGGAACGCTGGTGGAGCGATCCGAGTCCTTACGCTTCCTCCGCAATACAGTTGCAGCGGAACTATGTGGCGCATGCGACCAAGGATCCCCTGCTGGCCGCAATTGGCGAGCATTTGAAACTCAATGCGCAGCCTCGAAAGCCCGCCGAACCTGCGGCGTTGCAGCAGAGTTTGGTTTCGGAAAACAAACAGGAGTGA
- the hpt gene encoding hypoxanthine phosphoribosyltransferase: protein MKTILTENQLRDGVAAMSAEIAARYGTEPLTIVAVMTGSLVLLADLIRQLSMPVRVSLIQASSYRGGTESGSLWIRDDMMLDVKDRDVLVVDDIFDTGKTLEAVMECIAEMQPLSLSSAVLLHKKERQQVSLVPDFVAFNIPDEFVVGYGLDYQDLYRNLPFLAVLEPAEIEANTV from the coding sequence GTGAAGACTATTCTGACCGAAAATCAACTGCGAGACGGAGTGGCGGCCATGTCCGCCGAGATCGCCGCCCGCTATGGGACGGAACCGCTCACCATCGTGGCGGTCATGACGGGCAGTTTAGTGCTGCTGGCTGATCTGATCCGCCAGCTTTCCATGCCCGTGCGGGTCAGTTTGATTCAAGCAAGTAGCTACCGTGGCGGCACCGAGTCGGGCTCGCTGTGGATTCGCGATGACATGATGCTCGACGTCAAGGATCGGGACGTTTTAGTGGTTGACGACATCTTTGACACCGGCAAGACCCTCGAAGCGGTGATGGAGTGCATCGCAGAAATGCAACCGCTGAGTTTATCCAGCGCGGTGCTCCTGCATAAGAAGGAACGCCAGCAAGTCTCCTTGGTACCGGATTTCGTCGCTTTCAACATTCCCGACGAATTTGTCGTCGGCTATGGATTAGACTATCAAGATCTCTATCGAAATCTCCCTTTTCTAGCGGTGCTGGAACCAGCTGAGATCGAGGCGAACACTGTCTAA